The Anaerolineae bacterium genome segment ATCAGCCCCTCGTTGAGCACCTTACCCGGGGCCATCCCCTCATCGATCGCCTTCTGGGTCAGCTCCCTGGTCTTGGGGGCGTTGCCGTTGATCAGTGCCTGCGAGAGTTCCTCCAGTAAAGCCATGTGTCGCTTCCTCCATGGTCTGTTTCTCCGCGGACTGGCCGCCGGTGCGCCACACATATTAGCGCCACCCGGGCCCGATGCCAACCCCGGCCGCCAGGATGGTACGCAGATGAACGCTGATGCTACGCTGATTGGCGCTGATCCTGCTTGTGGTTCTCTCTGATCGGCGTCGATCTGCCCATCATCAGCGCCGATCAGCGTTCTACTTCCCCAGGTGGCGGTAGTCGCCGTACTTGTGGGCCGCCTCGAAGTACGCCCTCACGTTTTCTACCGGCGTCCCTTCCCGAAAGGAGTCGCTCGACCCCAGGATGAACCCACCACCCGGGGCGGCGATCTCGATCGCCTCCCGTACGGCCCGGTCAATGCTCTCCGGAGTGCCCATCTTGATCACGTAGAGCAGGTCCATGTAGCCCTTGAGGCAGGTGAGATCACCGTAGAGGCGCTTGGCCTCGGCCAAGTCGACGTCGCCTACCGGCGGCGGCGTCAGCGTCTCCACCACGTCGGCGCCAGACCGCACGTAGTCGCCCAGGGTCTGCATCATCTTACCGTCGTCGTAGATATGATAGATGCCTTCGTACTCATGCACGAGGGCGGCGTGCTTCCGCACTAGAGGCGCGAACACCTCCCGGAAGATGGCGGGGGACCAACCCGCGCTGAGAGAGGCGTAGTACCAGGTGCCGAAGATGAAGCGCACCCCCTCCTCCAGCACTGCCTTGAGCAGCCTGAGGGAGTAGTCCTCGAAGAAGACGAACATGCGATCGAAGAAGGGCCGGTCGGCGTAGTAGTCCAGCATCAGGTTCGTCAGGCCCCGCAGGTCCCCCAGGAAGTGGTCCAGCGGCGGGCTCATGGTGAGCTCGACGATGCCTCGGTCGCCGATGATCCGTTCGATCTCCCAGTACTGGGCCAGGCTGGGCCGGGTAGGATCGGGCAGAACGTAGTGGAGCTTGTCCAGGTCCTCCGGCTCTTTGATCATGTGCTCGCGCCAGACCAGACTGGGCGAGATGCCGTACTCGAAGCCCGGAGGGGCGTAATAGACCACGTCGGTGAGGGGGCCGGCCGGGGTGTCGAACCGGCGCCGCACCGTCACCGCCCTGGCCTCCTCCGTGATCTCCTGAGTGACTCTGACCTCGGGCGAGGGAAAGCTGCGGTACGTGAGCGAGGGCCCGATGAAGGCCGGGAGGGGCCCGGGCGTAGCGAAGTAGATGTCGTAGTCGAACTCCTGGGAAGCGCGCAGAATGAACTCCCAGGAGCCACCGCCATAGTAGTCCATAAGGAAGGCCCAGATGCGGGGCGAGACGGGCACCCGATCGGGTTCCTCGTGACGGATGGTGGCCAGAAGCCTCTCACGGCTGGTCATCTTGGCAGTCACGGGCAGACTCCTGTGTGCAAGCTGGAATGGAACGCTCATGACGCTGATACTACGCTGATTCCCGCTGATCTCCCTCCAGCTATCTCTTTCTGATCTGCGCTCATCCGGCTCTTGTCTGCGTCATTTGCGTCCTATCTCCCCAAATGCCGGTAGTCGCCGTAGTCGTGAGCCGCCTGGAAGTAGGCTCGCACGTTCTCCAGCTCGGTGTCGCGGATGCTGTCGCTGGTGCCCAGGATGAACCCGCCACCTGGAGCCGCATCCACGATAGCCTGCCGCACCGCCTCCCGAATCTGCTCCGGCGTCCCCATCTTCATGACGTAGATGAGGTCTATGTTGCCGTTCAGGCAGATCCTGTCTCCCACCATCTCCTTGGCCGCCTTGAGTTCCACGTCTCCCACTGGAGGAGGGGTGAGAGTGGAGACGATGTCCACGCCAGCCTCTTTGAGCCAGGGAAGGATGGTCGTCATCTTGCCGTCGTCGTAGAAGTGCAGCAGCCCTCCCCTATCGTGGATGAGATCGGCATGCTCCTTGATCAGGGGCAAGAACCATTCCTGGTAGAGCCGGGGCGACCAGCCGGCGCTCAGGGAGGCGAAGTACCAGGGGGTGAATATCACCGGCACCCCGGCCTCCAGGGCGCAGCGCGTCTCCGCCAGGCAGTTCTGATGGAACAGATCCAGCAGGGCCCGCAGGAAGCCAGGGTTCTCATAGGCAGCCACCATCATGTCCACCAGCTCGTAGGCCCAGCCCGCCCGGTGATCTATGGCCGATTCGATGGTGACCTGCACCAGCCCCCGCTCTCCCACGATCTCCACCATTTCGGCCAGAGGCTCGAAGGCGGACACGGTAGGCTGGGGCAAGAGAAAGGCCAGCTTCGCCAGGTCGGCCTCGTCCTTAACCAGGCGCTCCTCCCAGTGAGGATTGGGGGAGGCCCCGTACCCGATGCCCCCCTTGTACTGGCGGTAGGCGTCGGTGAGGGGCCCGGCGGGGGTCTGGATGCGCCGTCGCACCAGGGTGGACTCGGGATGGCGCTCGATGGTGAGCTCCACCCGCACGTCCTCGAGGTCCTCGTAGGAGGCCTGCAGGCTGCGCACGTAGTTGGGGTAGGGGGAGCCCAGGAAGATGAGAGGATCGAAGTCGAACTCCTGGGCCGCCTTGAGCTCGTACATCCAGCCCGAGTGGCCGTAGTAGTCGTTGAGGAAAGCGCCGATGCGGGGTGAGATGGGAACCCGATCGGGCTCCTCATGGCGAATGGCCGTGAGCAGGCGCCGCTTGCTCGTCATTGTCTTGCTCATATGACTTGCTCCCAAAACTACTTCGCCGATCAGTAGCTTCGTGTGGATGTCCAGCAAAGACTACTTCGGACCAGTCCGTCTCTTGAGGTGGTCCTCTCCGACCTCGCGGTGGAAGCGCTCTAGTTGTACTTGCAGTAGCAGCTTCCCCTCAAGCGACGGGGCTGGTCCGAAACAAAGTATGAACCACTCAGTCTCGGGGTGGCGCTGAACCAACTCCTAGTAGATATCCCCTACGAGCCCGGCGCCGCCTAATGCTCAGGATCGCCTGCTGGCACGAAGCGCAGCCAAAATGCCAGTCAGGTTCAGCCTGTTGTCAGGTCATGGGTCATTGCTTGACTTTCTCTTTCTCCAACTTGAATAGTACTGGCCGGTAGCCATCCGTGCAGCACGTAACAAACACGTTTGGGCCTCCGCGAGCCATGCCCCAAACAGCCTTCTGGATATCTGCCCACGCCCATCCGCAAAACCCAGGTGGCATGTCCCAGGGTCTATCCTCAGACACAGCAAACTCTTGACCTTCACTGAAATGCGAACATGGACCCCAATTCCCTGTGTCGGTGTATTCCTTTATCAAATCCTCGTGAAACAGCTTCTTCAGCACAGTGATCTTCACTCTATTCCGCGAGGGGAACATCGGCTCGTCCACAGTTCTCTCCTTGTCTTAATGAGATCGCCTTGGTGCTGCACTCTGGCCAACACGCCCGAAAGCAGTACAGGGTCTGCCCTCACCGGCCACGCGGGGATACGAGACTCTATTAGGGTTGACTCGCACGGAGTCACCGATATGGAATCGAACCCTCTCCTTGCACACTAGTCCTCGGGCAGTAGTGCTTTGATCATTGTATGCTTACCTCCGTCGATCTGAGTCAAAGCGCAGCCTTCTACCCCTTGAGGGCACCGATGGTGACGCCGCGCAGGAAGTACCGCTGGAAGGCCAAGAAGATGACGATCATGGGCAGCGCCGCCACCACTCCGCCAGCCATGAGCAGGCCGTAATCCTGGTAGTTCTGGAATTGCAGGGTAGCCAACCCGACCTGCAGGACGCGCATGTCTTCGGTGCTGGTCATAATGAGCGGCCAGAGGAACCGGTTCCACTGGCCCATGAAGGTGAAGATGGCCAGGACCGCCATGCCGGGAAGAGCCAGAGGCAGCATTATGCGCCAGAACACCTCGAACTCACTGCAGCCGTCTATGCGGCCGGCGTCCATGAGCTCTCGCGGCAGCGTTTGGATGAACTGCTTCATGAGGAAGATGCCGAAGGGGCTCACCAGGTCGGGCACGATCAAGGCCCAGTAGGTGTTGATCCACCGCAGCTTGGTCATGAGGATGAAGGAGGGCACCAGGAGAACCTGCCCTGGCACCATCATCAGGCTCAGTATGCCCCAGAACAGCACCCGCTGCCCAGGAAAAGTGAGCTTGGCGAAGGTGTATCCCGCCAGGCTGCAGAGGAAGACGGTGCTGGCGGTCACACTGACCGACACAAAGCAGGAGTTGGCGAACCACCTGACC includes the following:
- a CDS encoding TIGR04076 family protein — translated: MDEPMFPSRNRVKITVLKKLFHEDLIKEYTDTGNWGPCSHFSEGQEFAVSEDRPWDMPPGFCGWAWADIQKAVWGMARGGPNVFVTCCTDGYRPVLFKLEKEKVKQ
- a CDS encoding cobalamin-binding protein, yielding MALLEELSQALINGNAPKTRELTQKAIDEGMAPGKVLNEGL
- a CDS encoding carbohydrate ABC transporter permease, which produces MQGVSAQVRPPVRSRWWPSPLVALGYFLLFVWAVASLLPLYWMFVTALKPPTIVMSMPPQLVPNPFTTVNFQRLLDRAIVVRWFANSCFVSVSVTASTVFLCSLAGYTFAKLTFPGQRVLFWGILSLMMVPGQVLLVPSFILMTKLRWINTYWALIVPDLVSPFGIFLMKQFIQTLPRELMDAGRIDGCSEFEVFWRIMLPLALPGMAVLAIFTFMGQWNRFLWPLIMTSTEDMRVLQVGLATLQFQNYQDYGLLMAGGVVAALPMIVIFLAFQRYFLRGVTIGALKG